In the Arachis ipaensis cultivar K30076 chromosome B10, Araip1.1, whole genome shotgun sequence genome, one interval contains:
- the LOC107621493 gene encoding uncharacterized protein LOC107621493 translates to MTMLGTVAVLRTSPMRVVGQVDDSQAYFHRLFWTFSPCIEAFRHCKPFVNIDGTHLYGKYGGTLLVVIAQDVNCNILPIVFALVEGKNAESWSFFLSHLRQHVTLQLGILVISDRHNGIKAALEAPDGGWLPPAAYRAFCIRHVATNFALTFKDKDAQMLRVNPAYAKTKVEFDYWFDILRTEDPAMCDWANRIEYAMWTQHWDDGRRFRHMTTNISECVNSILKGVKNLPVCSLVQSTYGRLAELFVRKGRKEEAQLGIEQQFNQHLVKAIEANLKTSRCFTVTLYDKDNSEFTVSETTPTGSFSLGSYKVSLRAQTCDCRYFQTLHYPCCHALACCVYSRLTWKPYVHQVYCLSSCRQTKEYHPKKNAPELDSTEAHLGPHIGVTGSRWHVIFDVLPHPPA, encoded by the exons ATGACGATGCTTGGTACTGTTGCAGTGTTGAGGACGAGTCCTATGCGAGTGGTAGGGCAGGTAGACGACTCGCAAGCCTATTTTCATCGGCTTTTTTGGACATTCTCACCGTGTATTGAGGCATTCCGACATTGCAAGCCATTTGTCAATATCGACGGGACCCACCTGTACGGCAAATACGGGGGTACGTTGCTAGTTGTGATTGCACAAGATGTAAACTGCAACATCCTGCCTATTGTATTTGCACTCGTGGAGGGTAAGAATGCTGAGTCTTGGTCGTTTTTCCTATCCCACCTCCGCCAGCACGTGACTCTGCAGCTGGGTATTTTGGTGATATCAGATCGACACAACGGTATCAAGGCGGCACTTGAGGCTCCCGACGGAGGTTGGCTACCACCTGCTGCATACCGTGCATTCTGTATTCGACATGTGGCCACAAATTTTGCGCTGACTTTTAAGGATAAGGATGCACAGATGCTTCGGGTGAACCCAGCGTATGCCAAGACTAAGGTTGAatttgattactggtttgatattctacGAACCGAAGACCCTGCCATGTGTGACTGGGCTAACAGGATTGAGTATGCGATGTGGACTCAACATTGGGATGACGGTAGGAGATTCAGACATATGACGACGAATATCTCCGAGTGTGTCAATTCCATACTGAAGGGAGTGAAGAACCTTCCTGTTTGTTCACTGGTGCAGTCCACGTATGGGAGGTTGGCCGAGCTATTTGTTCGCAAGGGGAGAAAGGAAGAGGCTCAGTTAGGAATCGAACAGCAGTTTAATCAACATCTAGTGAAGGCCATAGAGGCTAATCTAAAGACGTCGAGGTGTTTCACAGTGACTTTATATGACAAAGATAATTCTGAGTTCACTGTCTCCGAAACCACGCCTACTGGGTCCTTCTCACTTGGTAGTTACAAAGTGTCACTCAGGGCTCAGACATGTGATTGCAGATATTTTCAGACACTTCATTATCCTTGCTGTCATGCCTTAGCATGTTGTGTGTATTCACGGCTCACTTGGAAACCCTATGTGCATCAAGTGTATTGCCTTAGCTCG TGTAGGCAGACGAAAGAGTACCACCCGAAGAAAAATGCTCCTGAATTGGACTCGACGGAGGCTCATTTAGGTCCACATATAGGTGTGACTGGGTCCCGGTGGCATGTGATCTTTGACGTGCTGCCTCATCCTCCTGCATGA